The Streptomyces spororaveus genome includes a region encoding these proteins:
- a CDS encoding DUF5133 domain-containing protein — MMMAHPAVLARLVAEYERVSEPEAVSRHEPVRQRMEDVVYTLCVTTGTRDIDAALAAARERLRTARLGDADAPAQAQDDRTLKGRAG, encoded by the coding sequence GTGATGATGGCTCACCCCGCGGTACTGGCACGCCTGGTGGCGGAGTACGAGAGGGTGTCCGAGCCTGAGGCGGTGAGCCGTCACGAACCGGTGCGGCAGCGGATGGAAGACGTGGTCTACACACTGTGCGTGACGACCGGGACGCGTGACATAGACGCCGCGCTGGCCGCGGCCCGGGAGCGGCTGCGCACCGCACGGCTCGGTGACGCGGACGCCCCGGCGCAGGCGCAGGACGACCGGACCCTGAAGGGTAGGGCGGGGTAG